A stretch of DNA from Candidatus Hydrogenedentota bacterium:
ACCCACCGTCAGGGGTTTCCTTGATTACCCGCGGATCCTCAACTTTCTGGACGTCTGGCTCCCAATTCGACCACTCCACCTCACCCTCGCTGTTGAGCTTGGCCAGCCACGTCCCATACATCAACGCTTTCGTGATGTTGTTGATGAGGTCTCCCGCGACGAGGTAGCTGCCGTTCGCCGTTTGTGTGACTGCATGCGCGAGAGCGCCATGGTTAGCTTCTGTATACTGGTACAATTGCGACCATTGCCACCCCCCATCGCCGTCTGTCTTGATGATGAGAGCGTAGTATTGGCCGTCGTCCTGCGCGTTTCCTGCCAGGACATATCCGCCGTCAGACGTCTGTTGGCCATCTTCAATCTCTTCGGGGTAATCGCCGTTATTGTCGGTGTCAATGACCGTCACGAAGCCCGAAGTGCCCAGCTCGCCCAGGCTGTCAGTCTTCAGGATAGTCGATTGATAGGGCCCAATATACGAAACGCCAAACGCGGCATACCCGCCGTCGCCAGTCGGCTCGAGGATCGCAGGGTTGTTGGGACCACAGTAAACCGTAGTTCCGGGTCGATACGGCGAATACGCCTTCTCCCAGACTTGGTTGCGGCCGGAGTCATATTTCACAAGCACGTAACACGTGTCAGTAGGAATCTCGTCATCCGGTAGTTGCCCGCGCCCAAGAAAGACAAAGCCACCGTCGTCGGCTTCGACGAGCCCCTTTGCCGTGCATCGCCAATACTCAGCGGTGCCTACAATACGTGATGGAAACAGTTCCCAGGACTTGGCGCCACTCGCCGAAAGCTTCAGCCCGTACATGTGATAGCCAGTATCGCCGCCGCTTACCAGATAGC
This window harbors:
- a CDS encoding PASTA domain-containing protein, encoding MLKYKYVGILLLGLLAFLNFGCPPSPTTVTVPDVQGMTETGAALVLGAVPLQLGAVTTEASLTVDVGLVIRHTPAAGTSVEQNTAVDLVVSSGVEVPNLFEQTQDAAEAALTAAHLQLGDVTTEASETIEAGHVISQTPTGGTHVNADTAVDLVISTGPGPVADEPTVGWSYIPTPNSIWGLNIENASDGGYLVSGGDTGYHMYGLKLSASGAKSWELFPSRIVGTAEYWRCTAKGLVEADDGGFVFLGRGQLPDDEIPTDTCYVLVKYDSGRNQVWEKAYSPYRPGTTVYCGPNNPAILEPTGDGGYAAFGVSYIGPYQSTILKTDSLGELGTSGFVTVIDTDNNGDYPEEIEDGQQTSDGGYVLAGNAQDDGQYYALIIKTDGDGGWQWSQLYQYTEANHGALAHAVTQTANGSYLVAGDLINNITKALMYGTWLAKLNSEGEVEWSNWEPDVQKVEDPRVIKETPDGGFIVGGKSHAGYMMLSKFSAAGVLLWNFEMEEFGAKRIQDLVLNEDGSCVVVGSGGTSGPTAVVRIDYVFVPQD